One region of Ailuropoda melanoleuca isolate Jingjing chromosome 19, ASM200744v2, whole genome shotgun sequence genomic DNA includes:
- the LOC117797175 gene encoding translation initiation factor IF-2-like has product MSKHIPVSIRRTAASGAGAPRPAPPSPPSPLFGARRPLPTAPARSSGGSLSLRSRGRRGQCGRACVAGGGGFGHRNRPGGAAQKPLCDRRLRPWPSGLARLSGARRAPRRPEAPLFGRKRAARLGSGRRGPGWGKGCACHCGAGYGEGAAAGSPPDPCRRGVGGAAGEADNGLYREISGLGGRRGTGACSSHPCAPRPGPAPQTKWPRRPRLTEGAARTRDCGAEKGRRGRAPARTAAGAELRPSGALREQEPCGGWSEALLVLWCSWSHIYGVSEGQWRLLPGTARPLCRQVNCRNSLLLHQEAPIRVVNLDTEVLN; this is encoded by the exons ATGAGTAAACATATTCCTGTGAGTATCCGTCGCACCGCCGCCTCTGGGGCCGGGGCTCCACGACCGGCCCCCCCATCACCACCGTCGCCTTTGTTCGGAGCCCGGCGTCCGCTCCCCACCGCCCCGGCACGCAGTTCCGGTGGGTCCCTA TCCCTGCGGAGCCGGGGGCGGCGGGGGCAGTGCGGCCGGGCCTGCGTGGCGGGTGGGGGCGGTTTCGGCCACCGCAACAGGCCGGGCGGGGCGGCACAAAAGCCGCTTTGTGACCGCCGCCTCCGCCCTTGGCCCTCCGGTCTGGCGCGCCTGTCCGGGGCCCGGCGGGCTCCGCGGCGTCCCGAGGCCCCTTTGTTTGGCCGAAAGAGAGCAGCCCGCCTGGGAAGCGGGAGACGTGGCCCGGGGTGGGGCAAGGGCTGCGCGTGTCACTGCGGAGCCGGATACGGGGAGGGCGCGGCGGCGGGGTCGCCACCAGACCCGTGCCGGCGTGGGGTAGGCGGGGCGGCCGGCGAGGCTGATAACGGTCTCTACCGAGAGATCTCCGGGCTCGGGGGCCGGCGCGGGACAGGAGCCTGCAGCAGCCACCCCTGTGCTCCGCGGCCCGGGCCGGCGCCTCAGACAAAATGGCCTCGGCGTCCGCGCCTGACTGAAGGCGCGGCGCGAACCCGTGATTGCGGCGCGGAGAAGGGGCGCCGCGGGCGGGCCCCGGCGCGCACCGCCGCGGGCGCGGAGCTGCGGCCATCGGGGGCTTTGCGCGAGCAGGAGCCTTGCGGGGGCTGGAGTGAGGCTCTGCTAG TTCTGTGGTGTTCTTGGTCACACATTTATGGAGTTTCTGAAGGGCAGTGGAGATTACTGCCAGGCACAGCACGACCTCTATGCAGACAAGTGAACTGTAGAAATTCATTACTACTCCACCAAGAAGCCCCCATAAGAGTGGTTAACCTGGACACAGAAGTGTTGAATTGA
- the PTP4A1 gene encoding LOW QUALITY PROTEIN: protein tyrosine phosphatase type IVA 1 (The sequence of the model RefSeq protein was modified relative to this genomic sequence to represent the inferred CDS: deleted 1 base in 1 codon), with amino-acid sequence MARMNRPAPVEVTYKNMRFLITHNPTNATLNKFIEELKKYGVTTIVRVCEATYDTTLVEKEGIHVLDWPFDDGAPPSNQIVDDWLSLVKIKFREEPGCCIAVHCVAGLGRAPVLVALALIEGGMKYEDAVQFIRQKRRGAFNSKQLLYLEKYRPKMRLRFKDSNGHRNNCCIQ; translated from the exons ATGGCTCGAATGAACCGC CCAGCTCCTGTGGAAGTCACATACAAGAACATGAGATTTCTTATTACACACAATCCAACCAATGCGACCTTAAACAAATTTATAGAG GAACTTAAGAAGTATGGAGTTACAACAATAGTAAGAGTATGTGAAGCAACTTACGACACTACTCTTGTGGAGAAAGAAGGCATCCATGTTCTC GATTGGCCTTTTGATGATGGTGCACCACCATCTAACCAGATTGTTGATGACTGGTTAAGTCTTGTAAAAATTAAGTTTCGTGAAGAACCTGGTTGTTGTATTGCTGTTCATTGTGTTGCAGGCCTTGGGAG AGCTCCAGTGCTCGTTGCCCTAGCATTAATTGAAGGTGGGATGAAATACGAAGATGCGGTACAGTTCATAAGACA AAAGCGGCGTGGAGCTTTTAACAGCAAGCAACTTTTGTATTTGGAGAAGTATCGTCCTAAAATGCGGCTGCGCTTCAAAGATTCCAATGGTCATAGAAACAACTGTTGCATTCAATAA